One segment of Pantoea sp. Lij88 DNA contains the following:
- a CDS encoding methyl-accepting chemotaxis protein has translation MGLAQRISNIKIGKKLGVGFIIVIAASLAITAIAFDCFRSIKDNSARRTITVEMVNTLSKARLNRTLYQYTKDPKFATQNVQALHELDALYKRLDGFRWDDIGQQKVAAIGQLLNEYKIQREKFVSSAEATSAAFEAIKPGALIVLAHQFESLDMALAPDAALPVMHMAAALFDATNVEKAFLDKPSENTRKAVIEEYTAITTLSEQLDSFAQPNIDEATRNVISTLAQQREPLTRYVDASEKEKRESASLSTTAERLNAAVADTFAFQSQLSAEFIKQAEWRIAFAALTCVILSLLIAWRITRNITLPLKETLNAAQRIASGDLTTSLKTTRGDELGQLMQAVDAMNSSLQNIITHVRDGVSSVARASAEIAAGNTDLSSRTEQQSAAVVQTAASMEELSSTVKQNAENAHHASQLATDASVNAGRGGEIIRDVIVTMNSISQSSGKIGEIIHVINSISFQTNILALNAAVEAARAGEQGRGFAVVAGEVRNLAQRSALAAKEIETLISESLDRVHDGSEFVERAGTTMDEIVRSVSQVKDIMGEIAAASDEQNRGISQIATAMTEMDTTTQQNAALVEESSAAASSLESQAEELEKTVAIFRLSPGQNRTVPALAPRSVPAMPVTASADASWESF, from the coding sequence ATGGGTCTTGCTCAACGCATCTCAAATATTAAAATCGGGAAAAAACTGGGCGTCGGCTTTATCATCGTCATCGCTGCCTCCCTCGCCATTACCGCTATCGCTTTCGATTGTTTTCGCAGTATTAAAGACAACTCTGCCCGGCGCACCATTACCGTGGAGATGGTCAACACGTTAAGCAAGGCCCGCCTTAATCGCACCCTCTACCAGTACACCAAAGATCCTAAATTTGCCACGCAGAACGTTCAGGCCCTGCATGAGTTAGATGCCCTTTATAAACGGCTGGATGGATTCAGGTGGGATGATATAGGTCAGCAGAAAGTCGCGGCAATTGGTCAGCTACTCAACGAGTATAAGATTCAGCGTGAGAAGTTCGTGTCGTCTGCGGAAGCAACATCCGCTGCCTTTGAGGCTATAAAGCCGGGCGCCCTGATTGTCCTGGCGCATCAGTTCGAATCACTCGATATGGCTCTGGCACCCGATGCGGCGCTGCCGGTCATGCACATGGCCGCTGCGCTGTTTGATGCGACCAATGTTGAAAAAGCCTTTCTCGACAAGCCCTCAGAGAACACCCGAAAGGCGGTCATTGAGGAATACACTGCAATCACCACTCTGAGTGAGCAACTGGACAGTTTCGCCCAGCCCAATATCGATGAGGCCACGCGGAATGTGATCAGCACTCTGGCGCAGCAGCGCGAGCCTTTGACGCGCTATGTTGATGCTTCAGAGAAAGAAAAAAGGGAATCTGCAAGTCTGAGCACCACCGCAGAGCGCCTCAATGCGGCGGTGGCCGATACCTTTGCTTTCCAGTCCCAGCTATCCGCTGAATTTATCAAACAGGCGGAGTGGCGTATTGCGTTTGCCGCACTGACCTGCGTCATCCTGAGCCTGCTGATCGCCTGGCGGATTACCCGCAACATTACGCTGCCATTGAAAGAGACACTGAATGCCGCGCAGCGTATTGCCAGCGGTGATTTAACCACCTCACTGAAAACCACACGGGGTGATGAGTTAGGCCAGCTAATGCAGGCGGTGGATGCAATGAACAGCAGCCTGCAGAACATCATCACCCACGTACGTGATGGCGTCAGCAGCGTGGCACGTGCCTCGGCAGAAATTGCAGCAGGCAATACCGACCTCTCCTCCCGCACCGAACAGCAGTCTGCCGCCGTGGTTCAGACGGCTGCCAGTATGGAAGAGCTCTCCTCGACGGTGAAACAGAATGCGGAGAACGCCCACCACGCCAGTCAGCTGGCAACCGATGCGTCAGTGAATGCAGGACGCGGTGGTGAGATTATCCGTGACGTGATCGTCACCATGAACAGCATCAGCCAGAGTTCAGGAAAAATCGGCGAAATCATTCACGTCATCAACAGCATCTCCTTCCAGACCAATATCCTGGCGCTTAACGCCGCCGTTGAAGCGGCACGGGCCGGTGAACAGGGTCGCGGGTTTGCGGTAGTTGCCGGTGAAGTCAGGAATCTGGCACAGCGCAGCGCGCTGGCGGCTAAGGAGATCGAAACGCTGATCAGCGAGTCACTTGACCGCGTTCATGACGGTTCTGAATTTGTGGAACGCGCCGGCACCACCATGGATGAGATCGTCCGCTCGGTCAGTCAGGTTAAAGATATTATGGGTGAGATTGCGGCTGCCTCAGACGAGCAGAATCGCGGGATTTCACAGATCGCTACGGCAATGACTGAGATGGATACCACGACACAACAGAACGCCGCGCTGGTCGAGGAGTCCTCCGCCGCAGCCAGCTCTCTGGAGTCTCAGGCAGAAGAACTGGAAAAAACGGTGGCCATCTTCCGTCTTTCTCCAGGCCAGAATCGCACTGTTCCTGCTCTGGCACCACGTTCAGTTCCCGCGATGCCGGTAACGGCTTCCGCCGACGCCAGCTGGGAAAGCTTTTAA